A genome region from Hevea brasiliensis isolate MT/VB/25A 57/8 chromosome 7, ASM3005281v1, whole genome shotgun sequence includes the following:
- the LOC110632477 gene encoding uncharacterized protein LOC110632477, producing the protein MGLRQLFSIFSPNNHNYENNILPSYSPIRDNLVKSPEKSRSDVFPKFFIKYLLRLMPGKKIDGGSRTDEEARVYSWLYALAQSDKDLVFEYVQSTERGLSFTEAERRLKENGPNVPLEYTFPSWWHLLWAAFFHPFNIILIVLSTLSYITSDNPNGCILLILVLISVCLRFYQEYISSKAAMKLYEFVKHPVKVQRCAGRVVQTELLVQVDQRDVVPGDIVIFEPGDLFPGDVRLLSSKHLVVSQSSLTGESWTTEKTADTKENQSTPLLELKNICFVGTNVVSGSGTGLVVSTGSKTYMSTMFSTIGKQKPPDGFENGIRHTSYVLIGVMIIVMTIIIMAYYLKSHSLSESILFGISVACALTPNMLPLIVNTSLAKGALAMARDRCIVKSLATIRDMGSMDILCMDKTGTLTMNHAIVVNHLDSWGSPKEKVLRFAFLNSYFKTDQKYPLDDAILAFVYTNGYRFQPSKYRKIDEISFDFIRRRVSVILEAESNAESRNGLVLERIMVTKGALEEIMKVCSFIDHIGTGTMTTFTEEDYHRIINIGEELSKQGLRVIGVAMKRLEMERSDPSNTNDEFTESDMVFLGVITFFDPPKDSAKQALLRLAEKGVKAKVLTGDSLSLAVRICEELGIRTTNVTTGPDLEQLNQDDFHETVKRATVLARLTPSQKLRVVQSLQTVGNHVVGFLGDGINDTLAIDAANVGISVDSGASVAKEFADIILLEKDLNVLLDGVEHGRLTFGNTMKYIKMSVVANVGGVLSLVLATLLLDFEPLKPRQLLTQTFLYSVGQIAIPWDKLEEDYVKTPQKWSEKGLPMFILWNGPVCTLCDLANLLFLCFYYVGSGSYEEFFHSAWFVEGLLMQTLIFHLIRTEKIPFIQEVASWQVLCSTVVISAIGIAMPFTIVGEFMGFTSLPISYFGFLVLLFLGYFTLGQLVKRVYILIYKKWL; encoded by the exons ATGGGACTTCGCCAACTCTTCTCCATTTTCTCTCCAAATAACCACAACTATGAAAATAACATTCTTCCTTCTTACAGTCCCATTCGCGACAATCTCGTCAAGAGCCCTGAAAAATCCCGCAGCGATGTGTTCCCAAAATTTTTTATCAAGTACTTGCTCCGCCTTATGCCAGGAA AGAAAATTGATGGAGGATCACGGACGGACGAAGAAGCGAGAGTGTATTCTTGGCTATATGCATTGGCGCAATCGGATAAAGATTTGGTTTTTGAGTATGTTCAGTCCACAGAAAGGG GCTTGAGCTTCACTGAAGCAGAAAGAAGACTGAAAGAAAATGGGCCAAATGTTCCTCTTGAATATACTTTTCCAAGCTGGTGGCATCTTCTGTGGGCTGCCTTTTTCCATCCTTTCAATATCATTTTGATTGTGCTCTCAACTCTCTCATACATAACCAGTGACAATCCAAATGGATGCATCTTGCTCATACTGGTTTTAATTAGTGTCTGCCTGAGATTCTATCAG GAATACATTAGTTCAAAAGCTGCCATGAAGCTCTATGAGTTTGTTAAGCATCCGGTGAAAGTTCAAAGATGTGCGGGTAGAGTTGTTCAGACAGAGTTACTAGTTCAAGTTGATCAAAGAGATGTTGTTCCAGGGGACATCGTCATTTTTGAGCCGGGGGACCTGTTTCCAGGAGATGTGAGATTATTATCGTCGAAGCACCTTGTTGTAAG TCAGTCCTCACTAACTGGCGAATCCTGGACAACTGAAAAAACAGCTGATACTAAAGAAAATCAGAGCACTCCTTTGCTAGAGTTGAAGAATATTTGTTTCGTG GGAACAAACGTGGTATCAGGTAGCGGGACTGGTCTGGTTGTTTCTACTGGATCCAAGACTTATATGAGCACCATGTTTTCAACTATAGGGAAACAAAAACCACCAGATGGCTTCGAGAATGGCATCCGGCATACTTCCTATGTGCTTATTGGTGTTATGATAATAGTAATGACAATAATAATTATGGCTTATTACCTGAAATCTCATTCTTTGAGCGAGAGTATTCTTTTTGGAATCTCAGTGGCGTGTGCGCTTACTCCTAATATGCTTCCCCTTATTGTTAACACAAGTCTTGCAAAAGGAGCACTTGCCATGGCTAGAGACAGATGCATTGTCAAAAGCTTAGCTACCATACGTGATATGGGATCCAT GGACATCCTATGCATGGACAAGACTGGTACACTCACCATGAACCATGCAATTGTGGTTAATCATCTTGACAGTTGGGGTTCACCGAAAGAAAAGGTTTTACGCTTTGCATTCCTTAACTCTTACTTCAAGACTGATCAAAAGTATCCTCTAGATGATGCAATTTTGGCATTTGTATACACAAATGGATACAGATTCCAACCATCCAAATATAGAAAAATAGATGAGATCTCTTTTGATTTTATACGAAGACGAGTATCTGTTATTTTGGAAGCTGAATCCAATGCAGAAAGCAGAAATGGCCTAGTTCTTGAGAGGATCATGGTAACCAAGGGAGCATTGGAAGAAATAATGAAAGTTTGCTCTTTTATTGACCATATTGGTACTGGCACCATGACCACTTTCACTGAAGAAGACTATCACAGGATTATAAATATAGGAGAAGAATTAAGCAAACAGGGGCTGAGAGTTATAGGAGTTGCAATGAAAAGGTTAGAAATG GAAAGAAGTGATCCAAGCAACACCAATGATGAGTTTACCGAATCAGACATGGTCTTCCTTGGAGTAATTACATTCTTTGACCCCCCGAAGGACTCAGCAAAGCAAGCTCTGCTGAGGCTGGCAGAGAAGGGAGTCAAAGCGAAAGTATTAACAGGCGACTCACTATCCCTGGCAGTAAGGATTTGTGAAGAACTTGGCATTAGAACCACCAACGTAACAACAGGACCAGATCTTGAGCAACTCAATCAGGATGACTTTCATGAAACTGTTAAAAGAGCAACAGTACTTGCTCGGCTCACCCCATCTCAGAAACTCCGTGTGGTGCAATCCTTACAAACAGTTGGAAACCATGTAGTTGGATTCCTGGGAGATGGAATTAATGACACACTTGCAATAGATGCGGCCAATGTGGGCATCTCCGTTGACTCAGGAGCTTCAGTTGCAAAGGAGTTTGCTGACATCATCTTACTTGAGAAAGATCTTAATGTTCTACTTGATGGGGTTGAACACGGTCGCCTTACATTTGGTAACACCATGAAGTACATTAAAATGTCAGTTGTTGCCAATGTGGGGGGTGTTCTTTCCCTCGTCCTAGCAACTCTGCTGCTAGATTTTGAGCCATTGAAACCGAGGCAGCTCCTTACTCAAACCTTTTTGTACAGTGTGGGTCAAATCGCAATTCCATGGGACAAGTTGGAAGAAGATTATGTGAAAACCCCGCAGAAATGGTCTGAGAAAGGCCTACCCATGTTCATATTATGGAATGGTCCTGTGTGTACCCTATGTGATCTAGCAAACCTTTTATTCCTATGCTTCTATTACGTGGGCAGTGGATCTTATGAGGAATTCTTCCATTCTGCTTGGTTCGTTGAAGGGCTACTGATGCAGACCTTAATTTTCCACTTGATCCGGACAGAGAAAATCCCTTTCATTCAAGAGGTTGCCTCGTGGCAAGTGCTCTGTTCAACAGTTGTGATTTCTGCCATTGGAATTGCAATGCCATTCACTATAGTTGGAGAATTCATGGGATTCACTAGTCTCCCAATCTCATATTTTGGATTTTTGGTTTTGCTTTTTCTAGGATATTTTACACTAGGCCAGCTGGTCAAGAGAGTTtacattttaatttacaaaaaatgGCTTTAG